Genomic window (Wenzhouxiangella marina):
AAGGCCGACCGGGGACCGGTCGGCCTGTTCGAGGCCTTCCCCGGACGGCTTAGCGCCGTCCGCGAGTGCGCAGCGCCTGCGGCGTATAGCTGCTGGGGCTGAGCGGCACGTTGAAGGTGTTCACCGGATCCTGGTTGTCGATACCGGTGGCCACGTAACGACCCGACTGCAGATCCATGTGGGTCTCGACCGACGACCAGTAGGTCGGCAGATCGTAGTAGTTGATCGTGTGCGCCTCGGAAGCGCGCCACAGCTCGCCACGCTGATCGTAATGGTCGATCAGAGCGATCTGATAGGAATCTTCATCGAGGTAGAAGGTGCGGCGCGAGTTGATATGACGCGTGCCTTCACGCAGACGGGCATCGACGATCCACACGCGATGCAGCTCGTAGCGCATCAGGTCCGGGTTGAGGTGGCCCGGGCGGACGATGTCGTCCGGGGTCAGGTCACCGCTGTGCAGCTGATAGGAGTTGTACGGGATGTACATTTCCTTCTTGCCGACGATTTCCCAGGTGAAACGATCCATGGCGCCGTTGAACATGTCGGTCATGTCGTTGGTGCGCAGGCCGTCCGATGCGGTGCCAGGATTGTCGTAGGCCACGTTCGGCGCACGACGGACACGACGCTGACCCGGGTTGTAGATCCAGGCCTGACGCGGCTGCTCGAGCTGGTTCAGGGTTTCGTGGACCAGCAGGATGTTACCGGCCAGACGCGCCGGCGATTCCACTTCCTGGAAGAAGTAGAGCAGGATGTTGTTGGTGTCCGCGATCGTGCTGCCTTCCACGTAGTACAGACCCAGCAGCTCCTCGCGCAGACGGACCAGCTGGTAGCTGCCGCTGGTGGTCGGGGCAACCTGGTTGTTGTAACGAACGCCACCGGTGCCCTTGTACTTCAGCTTGTGGTTCCACATCAGCTCGTAGGCATTCTGCGGAAGGGGGAAGGGGAAGCCTTCGGAAACGTCGGCCACACCCTCGCCTTCGGCGGTCAGACGACCCGTCGAGGCATTGCGGATCGTGGCCTCGTAGATGAACTCGGGGAAGGAGGCACTACGACGGGTCGGGTACACCTTCATGATGTAGGTGTCCGGATAGCGCGCGAAGGTCGCCATCTGCCCCACCGACAGGCGATCGGCGTATTCCTGGTAGTTCTCGCCCGTGATCACGTACAGCGGCTCATCGGCGGCGAAGGGATCGAGGTGACGATCACCCGGCTCGTAGCCGGCAGGCCAGTCCTCGCGACCCAGTCCACCGTCCCAGGCCGGAATGCGGCCGT
Coding sequences:
- a CDS encoding DUF1329 domain-containing protein translates to MKTQSIKQILTLAAIAALSLGLVACGSTPESQPTESDQTQEELNDRFEEARAEREAAEAAERQAAEAERQAAEAERAAEAARREAEAEAARAAAEAEARAEAERQAAEAEAAAAAAAAREEAQRRAAEAEMAAAEAAAREEAERMAAERMAAEAAAAEAAAAEEAERRAAAAAAAAEAEAERMAAEAAAAEAAAREDAERIAAENAAAQEAAAEAAAAQAAARAAAEPAVPADSGDFILARTPENIARLGRDLTPMGSIRGGSADGRIPAWDGGLGREDWPAGYEPGDRHLDPFAADEPLYVITGENYQEYADRLSVGQMATFARYPDTYIMKVYPTRRSASFPEFIYEATIRNASTGRLTAEGEGVADVSEGFPFPLPQNAYELMWNHKLKYKGTGGVRYNNQVAPTTSGSYQLVRLREELLGLYYVEGSTIADTNNILLYFFQEVESPARLAGNILLVHETLNQLEQPRQAWIYNPGQRRVRRAPNVAYDNPGTASDGLRTNDMTDMFNGAMDRFTWEIVGKKEMYIPYNSYQLHSGDLTPDDIVRPGHLNPDLMRYELHRVWIVDARLREGTRHINSRRTFYLDEDSYQIALIDHYDQRGELWRASEAHTINYYDLPTYWSSVETHMDLQSGRYVATGIDNQDPVNTFNVPLSPSSYTPQALRTRGRR